A section of the Solea solea chromosome 17, fSolSol10.1, whole genome shotgun sequence genome encodes:
- the LOC131443667 gene encoding NADH dehydrogenase [ubiquinone] 1 beta subcomplex subunit 1-like has protein sequence MVNFIAIAREHWVNIFVPMGFVIGWYLDKHQDQKLTAFRNRSALYGRELKPGEEVTWK, from the exons ATGGTCAACTTTATTGCAATTGCACGTGAGCACTGGGTGAACATATTTGTGCCCATGGGCTTTGTGATTGGGTGGTACCTGGACAAACATCAGGACCAGAAGTTgacagctttcagaaacagaagTGCTTTGTACGGCAG GGAGCTGAAGCCTGGTGAGGAAGTGACCTGGAAGTAG